Proteins from a genomic interval of Halopseudomonas litoralis:
- a CDS encoding UDP-N-acetylmuramoyl-L-alanyl-D-glutamate--2,6-diaminopimelate ligase, giving the protein MQLQQIIPQWQGAPVNITDLTLDSRKVAPGFLFLAVPGQRHDGREHIEQAIAAGAAAVAYETGDGFTCGAAVPLLAIEHLSAQLSAIAARFYGEPASSLGLIATTGTNGKTSVSQMLAQALNSLNQPCGVIGTLGSGMPGALLDHGMTTPDALAVQQQLARLRDEGAQRVSMEVSSHALDQGRVAALQFEVGIFTNLSRDHLDYHGDMASYGAAKARLLTQSRTAVVNIDDAFGRALAAGSPVPVSTYGVSDNTADLYCSDIRFDAEGIKARLHTPVGMVDLCSPLLGSFNLSNVLAVAGALLALDVPLQRIAALIGELLPPTGRMQRLGGNGQPLVVIDYAHTPDALEKALAALRAHVAGRLICVFGCGGDRDRGKRPLMGRIAELGADHLVLTDDNPRTEASAAIISEISAGIEHPQRAAVIANRAEAIGQTIASADAGDIILVAGKGHEIYQEIDGVRHPFSDIEQAERALKYREEHHA; this is encoded by the coding sequence ATGCAGCTCCAGCAGATCATTCCCCAGTGGCAGGGTGCTCCGGTGAATATCACCGACCTGACCCTGGACAGCCGCAAGGTTGCGCCGGGCTTTCTGTTTCTGGCGGTGCCAGGTCAGCGCCACGATGGGCGCGAGCACATTGAACAGGCCATTGCCGCGGGTGCTGCGGCAGTAGCTTATGAAACAGGTGACGGCTTCACCTGCGGCGCAGCGGTGCCTTTGCTGGCCATAGAACACTTGTCCGCACAGCTGTCGGCCATTGCCGCGCGGTTTTATGGCGAGCCCGCCAGCAGTCTGGGCCTGATCGCCACCACCGGAACCAACGGCAAGACCAGTGTCAGCCAGATGCTGGCCCAGGCGTTGAACAGCCTGAACCAGCCATGCGGTGTCATCGGCACTCTGGGCAGCGGTATGCCTGGCGCGTTGCTCGATCACGGCATGACCACACCGGATGCGCTGGCCGTCCAGCAGCAACTGGCGCGCTTGCGTGATGAGGGAGCGCAGCGGGTAAGCATGGAGGTGTCATCCCATGCACTGGATCAGGGGCGTGTTGCTGCACTGCAGTTCGAGGTGGGCATCTTCACCAACCTCAGCCGCGACCATCTGGACTACCACGGCGACATGGCCAGCTACGGTGCGGCGAAAGCCCGTCTGTTGACGCAGTCCCGCACGGCTGTGGTGAATATCGACGATGCTTTTGGCCGAGCGTTGGCAGCCGGCTCTCCGGTGCCTGTGTCGACCTACGGCGTGAGCGACAACACCGCAGACCTGTATTGCAGTGATATCCGCTTCGACGCCGAGGGTATCAAGGCGCGCTTGCACACGCCGGTTGGAATGGTCGACCTGTGCAGTCCGCTGCTGGGCAGCTTCAATCTGTCGAATGTGCTGGCCGTCGCGGGCGCCTTGCTGGCGCTGGACGTGCCACTGCAGCGGATCGCTGCGCTGATCGGCGAACTGTTACCGCCGACCGGCCGCATGCAGCGTCTGGGCGGTAATGGTCAGCCATTGGTGGTTATCGATTATGCGCACACACCGGACGCATTGGAGAAGGCGCTCGCCGCCCTGCGGGCCCACGTTGCCGGACGGCTGATCTGTGTGTTCGGCTGCGGTGGTGATCGCGATCGTGGCAAGCGTCCCTTGATGGGCCGCATCGCCGAGCTGGGCGCCGATCATTTGGTGCTGACCGATGACAATCCGCGTACCGAAGCTTCGGCGGCAATTATCAGCGAAATCAGCGCCGGTATTGAACATCCACAACGGGCGGCAGTCATAGCCAACCGTGCCGAGGCCATCGGCCAGACCATTGCCAGTGCCGACGCCGGAGACATCATCCTGGTTGCCGGCAAGGGCCACGAAATATATCAGGAGATTGATGGGGTGCGTCATCCTTTCAGTGATATCGAACAGGCCGAACGCGCCTTGAAGTACCGGGAGGAGCATCATGCTTGA
- a CDS encoding peptidoglycan D,D-transpeptidase FtsI family protein, translating into MKKFTFESNGSLYPWRFRLVIGLLGLCCVAIAWRIVELHVLDEGFLKNQGDKRSVRHVPIPAHRGQITDRNGEPLAVSTPVLTIWANPSQLISQKTHWPSLAKALGTDLSTFSQRLQSNADKEFIYLRRRMVPADGEAVMALKVPGVYSIEEYRRFYPAGEVSAHLVGFTNVDEKGQEGVELSYDHWLEGVPGKRQVLQDRRGRLIKDVQVISNARPGNDLALSIDLRLQYLAHRQLREALQEFEARAGSIVMLDVRTGEVLAMVNHPTYNPNNRAKLKPDMMRNRALIDVFEPGSTVKPISMSAALASGRWKPADKVNVYPGTLRIGRYTIRDVSRAPGGELDLTGILLKSSNVGMSKIAFDIGGPALRETMQNVGFGQYTGLGFPGERVGNLPSYREWRQAETAALSYGYGLSVTTMQMAQAYAILANDGRKAPMSLLRINEQPDAEQVIPENVALTVQGMLQQVIEAPGGTFRAQVPGYHVSGKSGTARKTSVGSKGYKEDSYRSLFAGFAPSSNPRIAIAVVIDEPTKGGYYGGLVAAPVFSGLMSNALRLLNITPDNLVEMQQVELPSMDKEEERG; encoded by the coding sequence ATGAAAAAATTCACTTTCGAATCCAATGGTAGTCTTTATCCCTGGCGCTTCAGACTGGTTATCGGTCTGCTCGGATTGTGCTGTGTGGCGATTGCCTGGCGCATTGTCGAACTACATGTGCTGGACGAAGGCTTCCTGAAGAATCAGGGCGACAAGCGCAGCGTGCGGCATGTGCCGATTCCCGCTCACCGTGGGCAGATCACTGATCGCAACGGCGAGCCGCTGGCGGTGAGCACGCCGGTGCTGACCATCTGGGCCAACCCATCGCAACTGATCAGTCAGAAGACCCATTGGCCCAGTCTGGCCAAGGCGCTGGGTACCGATCTGTCTACCTTCAGCCAGCGGCTGCAGAGCAACGCCGACAAGGAATTCATCTACCTGCGCCGGCGCATGGTGCCCGCCGATGGTGAAGCGGTCATGGCATTGAAGGTGCCTGGGGTATACAGCATTGAGGAGTACCGGCGCTTTTATCCGGCGGGTGAGGTGTCGGCGCATCTGGTCGGCTTCACCAACGTCGATGAAAAAGGCCAGGAAGGTGTCGAGCTGTCCTATGATCATTGGCTGGAAGGCGTGCCTGGTAAGCGGCAGGTGCTGCAGGACCGGCGCGGACGTTTGATCAAGGATGTGCAGGTCATCAGCAACGCCCGCCCGGGTAATGATCTGGCGCTGTCCATTGATCTGCGGTTGCAATATCTGGCGCACCGCCAGTTGCGCGAAGCGCTGCAGGAGTTCGAAGCCCGGGCCGGTTCCATCGTCATGCTGGATGTGCGTACCGGCGAAGTGCTGGCGATGGTCAACCATCCTACCTATAACCCGAACAATCGCGCCAAACTCAAGCCGGATATGATGCGCAACCGTGCCCTGATCGACGTCTTCGAGCCCGGCTCCACGGTCAAGCCGATATCCATGAGCGCGGCTCTGGCGTCTGGCCGCTGGAAGCCGGCGGACAAGGTCAATGTCTACCCCGGCACTCTGCGGATTGGTCGCTACACCATTCGTGATGTTTCCCGCGCCCCTGGCGGCGAGCTCGACCTGACCGGCATCCTGCTCAAGTCTAGCAACGTCGGCATGAGCAAGATTGCCTTCGATATCGGCGGCCCGGCCCTGCGTGAAACCATGCAGAATGTCGGTTTCGGTCAATATACCGGTCTGGGATTTCCCGGCGAGCGTGTGGGTAACCTGCCGAGTTACCGTGAATGGCGCCAGGCCGAGACGGCGGCGCTTTCCTATGGTTATGGGCTGTCGGTAACCACCATGCAGATGGCCCAGGCCTATGCGATTCTGGCCAACGATGGCCGCAAGGCGCCCATGTCACTGCTGCGCATCAACGAGCAGCCGGACGCTGAGCAGGTCATTCCCGAGAACGTCGCTCTGACTGTACAGGGCATGCTGCAGCAGGTCATCGAGGCGCCCGGTGGCACCTTCCGCGCACAGGTGCCCGGCTATCACGTCTCCGGCAAGAGCGGCACGGCACGCAAGACCAGCGTCGGCAGCAAGGGCTACAAGGAAGATTCCTATCGCTCGCTGTTTGCCGGATTCGCCCCCAGCAGCAACCCACGTATCGCCATCGCCGTGGTCATCGATGAGCCTACCAAGGGTGGCTATTACGGCGGCCTGGTGGCCGCGCCGGTATTCAGTGGTTTGATGTCCAATGCGTTGCGCCTGCTGAATATCACCCCGGATAACCTGGTGGAGATGCAGCAGGTCGAGTTGCCGTCGATGGACAAAGAAGAGGAGCGCGGATGA
- the ftsL gene encoding cell division protein FtsL: MNDQALPAADIARSGLPAGSGWLLVVWVIILGSALAVPYSAHWSRQLLNELATEMTQREKAQAEWGRLILEQSTWTAHSRVEAIATRQLGMRVPEPGEVILVQP, translated from the coding sequence ATGAACGACCAGGCTCTACCCGCAGCCGATATTGCCCGTTCCGGCCTCCCCGCCGGCAGCGGCTGGCTGCTGGTGGTCTGGGTAATCATCCTGGGTAGTGCTCTGGCGGTGCCCTACAGCGCGCATTGGAGCCGGCAACTGCTCAACGAGCTGGCCACCGAAATGACTCAGCGAGAAAAGGCCCAGGCGGAATGGGGTCGGCTGATACTGGAGCAGAGCACTTGGACGGCGCATAGCCGGGTCGAGGCGATTGCCACGCGTCAGCTGGGCATGCGCGTGCCCGAGCCTGGCGAAGTGATCCTGGTGCAGCCATGA
- the rsmH gene encoding 16S rRNA (cytosine(1402)-N(4))-methyltransferase RsmH, with amino-acid sequence MNQQTELKHVSVLLNEALEGLAVRPEGTYIDGTFGRGGHSRAILQQLAEGGRLLGFDKDPEAIRVGNQLAAEDGRFVVVQRSFADMAEELRERGLHGRVDGVLLDLGVSSPQLDDPQRGFSFLHDGPLDMRMNPDAGQSAADWINTADEADIATVLWEYGEERFSRRMARAIVTRRAEQPFTRTADLAEVIKVANPAWEKHKHPATRAFQGIRIFINRELEDLSDGLRAALDVLAPGGRLAVISFHSLEDRQVKQFMRREAKGAPLPRGLPIRDVDIQTSLKLIGKAAKPSADEIAVNPRARSAVLRVAEKHR; translated from the coding sequence ATGAATCAGCAGACCGAATTGAAACATGTCAGTGTACTGCTGAACGAAGCGCTGGAAGGGTTGGCGGTTCGGCCGGAAGGCACTTATATAGATGGCACTTTCGGCCGCGGCGGGCACAGTCGCGCCATCCTGCAGCAGCTCGCCGAGGGGGGGCGGCTGCTCGGCTTCGACAAGGACCCGGAGGCGATACGGGTCGGAAACCAGCTGGCGGCCGAAGACGGCCGCTTTGTCGTTGTACAGCGTTCGTTTGCCGACATGGCTGAGGAGCTGCGTGAGCGCGGCCTGCATGGTCGTGTCGACGGGGTTTTGCTGGATCTGGGAGTGTCTTCACCACAATTGGACGACCCGCAGCGTGGCTTCAGCTTCCTTCATGACGGTCCGCTGGACATGCGCATGAATCCGGATGCAGGGCAGAGCGCTGCCGACTGGATCAATACCGCCGACGAGGCCGATATCGCCACCGTACTCTGGGAATACGGCGAGGAACGTTTCTCCCGGCGCATGGCTCGGGCCATCGTCACTCGCCGCGCCGAGCAGCCATTCACCCGCACCGCCGACCTGGCCGAAGTGATCAAGGTCGCCAACCCCGCCTGGGAAAAGCACAAGCATCCGGCCACTCGTGCCTTTCAGGGTATTCGCATCTTTATCAATCGTGAGCTGGAGGATCTGTCCGACGGCCTGCGTGCTGCACTCGACGTATTGGCGCCGGGCGGTCGGCTGGCGGTGATCAGTTTCCATTCGCTGGAGGATCGGCAGGTCAAGCAGTTCATGCGTCGCGAAGCCAAGGGTGCGCCGTTACCCCGTGGGCTGCCGATACGTGATGTGGATATCCAGACCAGCCTGAAACTCATCGGCAAGGCAGCCAAGCCATCTGCCGATGAAATTGCCGTCAATCCCCGCGCCCGCAGTGCGGTATTACGTGTGGCGGAGAAACATAGATGA
- the mraZ gene encoding division/cell wall cluster transcriptional repressor MraZ has translation MFRGANAINLDAKGRLAMPARHRDRLLESCGGQLVATIALEERCLWIYPLHEWEAVEQQLRKAPNMHPGVKRLNRLLIGNANEIELDSHGRFVVPPLLRDHASLDKKVMLVGQLSKFELWSEEVWQTTTAAYLEEEQDVGELPAELHSLSL, from the coding sequence GTGTTTCGTGGAGCGAACGCCATCAATCTGGACGCCAAGGGGCGACTCGCGATGCCTGCCCGGCATCGTGACCGTCTGTTGGAGTCTTGTGGCGGCCAGCTTGTCGCGACCATTGCCCTGGAAGAACGCTGTCTGTGGATCTATCCGCTGCATGAATGGGAGGCGGTGGAACAGCAGCTGCGCAAGGCGCCGAACATGCACCCCGGAGTCAAACGACTCAACCGTCTGTTGATCGGTAATGCCAACGAAATAGAACTGGACAGTCATGGCCGCTTTGTCGTGCCGCCACTGTTACGCGATCATGCCAGCCTGGACAAGAAAGTCATGCTGGTGGGTCAATTGAGCAAATTCGAGCTGTGGAGTGAAGAGGTCTGGCAGACCACCACCGCAGCTTATCTGGAAGAAGAGCAGGACGTTGGCGAACTGCCGGCGGAACTGCACTCACTGAGCCTATGA
- the rsmI gene encoding 16S rRNA (cytidine(1402)-2'-O)-methyltransferase: MVATTGTLYVVATPIGNLQDLTPRALEVLNSVNLIAAEDTRHSGRLLQHFGVQTPTTACHDHNERGKSLRLVERMLAGEDLALISDAGTPLISDPGFHLVRMAREAGVRVCPVPGACALIAGLSAAGLPSDRFAFEGFLPAKTHGRRQRIQELVAEQRTWMIYEAPHRLLECLEDLLDLLGSERQVVLARELTKTFETIKGAPLVELVQWVRADADQQRGECVLIIEGAAQSVDSDALDPAAERVLDILLTELPVKQAAALAAQITGLKKNRLYQLALQKTA, translated from the coding sequence ATGGTCGCCACCACCGGTACCTTGTATGTCGTCGCCACGCCGATCGGCAACTTGCAGGATCTGACACCCCGTGCACTGGAGGTGCTCAACTCGGTCAATCTGATCGCTGCGGAGGATACGCGTCACAGCGGTCGGCTGCTGCAGCATTTCGGTGTGCAGACTCCGACCACTGCCTGTCATGATCATAACGAGCGGGGCAAGAGTCTGCGGCTGGTAGAGCGTATGCTTGCCGGCGAAGATCTGGCACTGATCTCTGACGCCGGCACGCCGCTGATTTCCGATCCAGGTTTCCATCTGGTGCGCATGGCGCGCGAAGCCGGAGTGCGGGTCTGTCCGGTGCCGGGCGCCTGTGCGCTGATTGCCGGGCTGAGCGCGGCGGGCCTGCCATCGGATCGATTTGCCTTTGAAGGTTTTTTGCCGGCCAAGACCCACGGTCGGCGGCAGCGGATTCAGGAGCTGGTCGCAGAGCAGCGCACCTGGATGATCTACGAAGCACCGCACCGTCTGCTGGAGTGCCTGGAGGATCTGCTCGATTTGCTGGGGTCTGAGCGCCAGGTAGTGCTGGCTCGGGAGCTGACCAAGACCTTCGAAACCATCAAGGGCGCGCCGCTGGTCGAGCTGGTCCAGTGGGTGCGCGCGGATGCCGATCAGCAGCGTGGCGAGTGCGTGTTGATAATCGAGGGCGCAGCGCAATCGGTGGACAGCGATGCGCTTGACCCTGCCGCGGAGCGGGTTTTGGATATTCTGCTGACGGAATTGCCGGTCAAGCAGGCTGCAGCACTGGCGGCGCAGATCACCGGGTTGAAGAAGAATCGGCTGTATCAGCTGGCCCTGCAGAAAACCGCCTGA
- a CDS encoding penicillin-binding protein activator encodes MLRMIRLPLAGLLLASLMAGCSSTPRHLSELPTTTATPVEDILHQAERRSGAEAHLLRLHAAQTAWSRNQPDRVRSILGMIPQSDLPLDQQQRFSELQARSELALGQPDAALRALRHPSLERLDALTPEAQLDIQLLRAETMAAAGEHLSAVQERVFMHNLLSAQAQQDNLAAIWDNLNQAPVESLREASSSATGDLAGWLSLALIARDHGNLDLQVYAMQQWKDKHPTHPAAIMPPESISRLMELHAQRPQHVALLLPFDGGLAAAADALRDGFLSAQYRAHSQGLAQPRISLYDSGAYIDLLQFYQQAQADGVQWVIGPLDRQQVASLAQLPELPLPTLALNYADTTTPPAGLFQFGLAPEHEARSAALRAWQDGHRQMAMLTNGDDWGSRSAQAFAARWQELGGVLTGQETIDAPANISGQIADLLRVRESEQRNQHLQDTLGSDVMVQPTPRPGLDALFLAADPLQARQIKPTLVFQYAGELPVYAASRAYRLSLNGEPNPDIDGIMVAEIPWLLTRSDPLYDIIVDSWPTAAGPMGRLYAMGVDAQRIFSRLRQMQEQPETRIDGATGILSLGADGRIHRELSWGEMIDGQLQPLIEPAFIQ; translated from the coding sequence ATGCTCCGCATGATTCGCCTGCCGCTTGCCGGCCTGCTGCTGGCCTCGCTGATGGCCGGCTGCTCCTCGACGCCCCGCCACCTGTCGGAGCTGCCCACCACCACGGCCACCCCCGTCGAAGACATCCTCCACCAGGCCGAGCGCCGTTCGGGTGCCGAGGCGCACCTGCTGCGACTGCATGCAGCCCAGACAGCCTGGAGCCGCAATCAACCGGACCGGGTACGCAGCATCCTCGGAATGATTCCGCAAAGCGATCTGCCGCTGGATCAGCAGCAGCGCTTCAGTGAGCTGCAGGCACGCAGCGAATTGGCTCTGGGGCAACCGGATGCCGCGCTGCGCGCCCTGCGCCACCCATCACTGGAACGGCTCGACGCGCTGACGCCCGAAGCCCAGCTCGATATCCAGCTGCTGCGCGCAGAGACCATGGCTGCCGCGGGCGAACACCTCAGTGCCGTGCAGGAACGTGTCTTCATGCACAATCTGTTGTCTGCGCAAGCCCAGCAGGACAACCTCGCCGCCATCTGGGACAACCTGAACCAGGCGCCTGTCGAAAGCCTGCGTGAAGCCTCCAGCTCCGCCACTGGCGACCTGGCCGGCTGGCTGAGTCTGGCGCTGATTGCCCGCGACCATGGCAACCTGGATCTTCAGGTGTATGCCATGCAGCAATGGAAAGACAAGCACCCCACCCACCCAGCTGCCATCATGCCACCGGAGAGCATCAGCCGGTTGATGGAGCTCCACGCCCAGCGCCCGCAACACGTCGCCCTGCTGCTGCCTTTCGACGGCGGGCTGGCAGCTGCTGCCGATGCACTGCGTGACGGCTTTCTTTCCGCTCAATATCGAGCCCACAGCCAAGGCCTCGCCCAGCCCCGTATCAGCCTGTATGACAGCGGTGCCTATATCGATCTGCTGCAGTTCTATCAGCAGGCCCAGGCAGACGGCGTGCAATGGGTCATCGGGCCGCTGGATCGACAACAGGTTGCCAGCCTGGCTCAACTACCCGAGCTGCCACTGCCGACGCTGGCACTGAACTACGCCGACACCACCACACCACCGGCCGGCCTGTTCCAGTTTGGCCTGGCGCCCGAACACGAGGCCCGCTCGGCTGCGTTGCGCGCTTGGCAGGACGGCCACCGACAAATGGCGATGCTGACCAATGGCGATGATTGGGGATCGCGCTCTGCACAGGCGTTCGCCGCACGGTGGCAGGAATTGGGCGGCGTATTGACCGGCCAGGAAACCATCGATGCGCCCGCGAATATTTCCGGCCAGATCGCCGACCTGTTGCGTGTGCGCGAAAGCGAGCAACGCAACCAGCACCTGCAGGACACTCTGGGCAGCGACGTCATGGTCCAACCCACACCGCGGCCCGGCCTCGACGCCCTGTTCCTCGCCGCCGATCCACTGCAAGCACGCCAGATCAAACCGACCCTGGTATTCCAATATGCCGGTGAGCTGCCAGTCTATGCTGCTTCGCGCGCCTATCGCCTATCGCTGAATGGCGAACCGAACCCGGACATCGACGGCATCATGGTTGCGGAGATACCCTGGCTGCTGACCCGCTCCGACCCACTCTATGACATCATTGTCGACAGCTGGCCGACCGCTGCCGGCCCCATGGGCCGCCTGTATGCGATGGGCGTGGATGCGCAGCGGATCTTCAGCCGTCTGCGGCAGATGCAGGAACAACCCGAGACCCGCATTGATGGCGCCACCGGCATATTGTCACTGGGTGCTGACGGCCGCATTCACCGGGAGCTGTCCTGGGGTGAAATGATTGATGGCCAGTTGCAGCCACTGATTGAGCCCGCGTTCATACAATGA
- a CDS encoding YraN family protein, producing the protein MTDKQTTGNQAERTTEQILMNAGLRLLARNYRCKQGELDLVMRDADTVVFIEVRYRRRNQWGDPVETVDWRKQKRLIAAAHHYLLTHPHLVNQSCRFDVVAATGDPTDPASFRWIREAFTC; encoded by the coding sequence CTGACCGACAAGCAGACCACCGGCAACCAGGCTGAACGCACCACCGAACAGATCCTGATGAATGCCGGCCTGCGCCTGCTCGCCCGCAACTACCGCTGCAAACAGGGCGAGCTGGATCTGGTCATGCGCGATGCGGATACAGTAGTATTTATCGAAGTACGCTACCGACGACGGAATCAGTGGGGCGATCCGGTGGAAACCGTGGATTGGCGCAAGCAGAAACGCCTGATTGCTGCCGCCCATCACTATCTGCTGACCCACCCGCACCTGGTCAATCAGTCCTGCCGCTTCGACGTTGTCGCGGCCACCGGCGATCCCACGGACCCGGCCTCATTCCGATGGATCCGAGAAGCCTTCACCTGCTAG